The Ancylobacter sp. WKF20 genome contains a region encoding:
- a CDS encoding DegT/DnrJ/EryC1/StrS aminotransferase family protein produces MNSHVKTDAAPIPFIDVASQRARLGSRIDEAVARVLDHCRFVNGPEVTELEQKLAAFAGAKHAISCSSGTDALAMILMAWGVGPGDAVFCPAFTFCATAEVVPWVGASPVFVDVLEDTFNMDPASLEAAIKVAIDKGLTPRVVVPVDLFGQPADFDAIEAIAKAHGLKILCDTAQGFGGTWHGKRTGSFGDAIATSFFPAKPLGCFGDGGAIFTDDDDLVPVLKSVREHGQGVDKYENVRIGMTGRLDTIQAAILLEKLTIFEDEIAARQRVAARYNEALADVCVVPVVDPRATSVWAQYTIRLPHGVRDGLAATLQKEGVPTAVYYRIPMHRQPAYAQYPSAGNGLPVCERLSGEVISLPMHAYLDPASQERVIAAVRRALGA; encoded by the coding sequence ATGAACTCCCATGTGAAGACCGACGCCGCGCCGATCCCCTTCATCGACGTCGCCTCGCAGCGCGCCCGGCTGGGCTCGCGGATCGACGAGGCAGTCGCGCGCGTGCTCGACCACTGCCGCTTCGTGAACGGGCCTGAGGTCACCGAGCTCGAGCAGAAGCTCGCCGCTTTCGCTGGCGCCAAGCACGCCATTTCCTGCTCCAGCGGCACGGACGCGCTGGCGATGATTCTCATGGCCTGGGGCGTGGGTCCAGGGGACGCGGTGTTCTGCCCGGCCTTCACCTTCTGCGCCACCGCCGAGGTGGTGCCGTGGGTCGGCGCCTCGCCGGTCTTCGTCGACGTGCTCGAAGACACCTTCAACATGGATCCGGCGAGTCTTGAGGCGGCGATCAAGGTCGCCATCGATAAGGGGCTGACGCCGCGCGTCGTGGTGCCGGTCGATCTGTTCGGCCAGCCCGCTGATTTCGATGCGATCGAGGCCATCGCCAAGGCGCATGGGCTGAAGATCCTGTGCGACACCGCGCAGGGCTTCGGCGGCACTTGGCATGGCAAGCGCACCGGCTCCTTTGGCGATGCCATCGCTACCAGCTTCTTCCCGGCCAAGCCGCTGGGCTGCTTCGGCGATGGCGGGGCGATCTTCACCGATGACGATGATCTCGTGCCGGTGCTCAAGAGCGTGCGCGAGCACGGGCAGGGCGTGGACAAGTATGAGAATGTCCGCATCGGCATGACCGGCCGGCTGGACACCATCCAGGCCGCGATCCTTCTGGAAAAGCTGACGATCTTCGAGGATGAGATCGCTGCCCGCCAGCGCGTCGCTGCCCGCTACAACGAGGCGCTGGCCGATGTCTGCGTCGTGCCGGTGGTCGATCCGCGCGCGACCTCGGTCTGGGCGCAGTACACGATCCGCCTGCCGCATGGCGTGCGCGACGGCCTCGCCGCCACGCTGCAGAAGGAAGGCGTGCCGACGGCGGTCTATTACCGCATCCCGATGCATCGCCAGCCGGCCTATGCGCAGTACCCGTCCGCCGGCAACGGCCTGCCGGTCTGCGAGCGCCTGTCGGGCGAGGTGATCAGCCTGCCCATGCACGCCTATCTCGATCCGGCGAGCCAGGAGCGGGTCATCGCCGCGGTGCGCCGCGCGCTCGGCGCCTGA
- a CDS encoding Gfo/Idh/MocA family oxidoreductase has translation MGESTAVEKAPIRVGVIGVGVMGYNHARVLSDLPGAIMVGIADPDEAQRGKVAAMLGCTAVASTEELIALGVDALVVAAPTHLHHDVALAAIAAGKHVLVEKPIAPTVAEAEAIVAAAKAKGVALMVGHVERFNPAVEAVKNAIRGEEILSIGITRVGPFPPRMSNVGVVIDLAVHDIDLICHFTGSQISEVQPQVKAAVADREDIALLQFRTANGVLAHINTNWLTPFKARTVQVATRNKYVTGDLLTRQVTECFDYKPDGSYSMRHLPVAYAEPLRVELTRFLEAIRGEKAPAVTGEDGVAAIATAIRCLDVPGSVKPEAAPLRIAAAG, from the coding sequence ATGGGTGAAAGCACCGCTGTGGAAAAAGCTCCGATCCGTGTCGGCGTCATCGGCGTTGGCGTCATGGGCTACAATCATGCGCGCGTGCTGTCCGATCTGCCGGGGGCCATCATGGTCGGCATCGCCGACCCGGACGAGGCCCAGCGCGGCAAGGTCGCGGCCATGCTCGGCTGCACCGCCGTCGCCAGCACCGAGGAACTGATCGCGCTCGGCGTCGACGCGCTGGTCGTCGCCGCGCCGACCCATCTCCATCACGACGTCGCGCTGGCCGCCATCGCCGCCGGCAAGCATGTTCTGGTGGAAAAGCCCATCGCCCCCACCGTCGCCGAGGCCGAGGCCATCGTGGCAGCGGCCAAGGCGAAGGGCGTGGCGCTGATGGTCGGCCATGTCGAGCGCTTCAACCCGGCGGTCGAGGCGGTGAAGAACGCCATTCGCGGCGAGGAGATCCTCTCCATCGGCATCACCCGCGTCGGCCCTTTCCCGCCGCGCATGTCGAATGTCGGCGTGGTGATCGACCTCGCGGTCCACGACATCGACCTGATCTGCCATTTCACCGGCTCGCAGATTTCCGAGGTGCAGCCGCAGGTGAAGGCGGCGGTCGCCGACCGTGAGGACATCGCGCTGCTGCAGTTCCGCACCGCCAATGGCGTGCTGGCGCACATCAACACCAACTGGCTGACGCCGTTCAAGGCGCGCACCGTGCAGGTCGCGACGCGCAACAAATATGTAACCGGCGACCTGCTGACCCGGCAGGTTACCGAGTGCTTCGACTACAAGCCCGATGGCAGCTACTCGATGCGCCATCTTCCCGTGGCCTATGCCGAGCCGCTGCGCGTGGAACTCACCCGGTTCCTGGAAGCCATTCGCGGCGAGAAGGCCCCGGCCGTCACCGGTGAGGATGGCGTCGCCGCCATCGCCACCGCCATCCGCTGCCTGGACGTGCCCGGCTCGGTGAAGCCCGAGGCCGCGCCGCTGCGTATCGCCGCTGCCGGCTGA
- a CDS encoding SH3 domain-containing protein: MSTSTQEQRGSGLSSTLVKDFRAILTALEQEKATRADSAPPERLLVPEPVAEPVRPLVTRREPSDKPAPAPYSEVRSRIAALGDVRDMFPSRPATSEPAHPPAPLSSEAQPVPAQLRPAALRPVAQPLADSSASEPRRRGFGVVARCAEGETPARKRRSSSKDAFTWQRLGVLAVFMAIAGGGAVALQSVVGREEAKVAPEAIGNAAIASVAPSAPLAVQPVADMAVAPSNAPFPIAAQPQPSAAPSVAAVVAEVPQPTLRNAEPLFETSPAPANLPGVTAFAPTGDAGADVLHADKPKAATANAATTLPRQAPLPPPAPPKPAMVAAATPAAAPVAAAAAESDPAGEDETPAEGAGFGGAAVGTITLRSPVTMRAAPKKGAAPVGNLASGQKVELVACSGWCEVIADGKRGFIYKSFVDVSAVKPLETATP, encoded by the coding sequence ATGTCGACCTCGACGCAGGAACAGCGCGGCTCCGGCCTTTCGTCCACGCTGGTCAAGGATTTCCGCGCCATTCTCACGGCTCTTGAGCAGGAGAAGGCGACCCGCGCGGACAGCGCGCCGCCTGAGCGCCTTCTCGTACCTGAGCCTGTTGCCGAGCCGGTACGGCCTTTGGTCACGCGCCGCGAGCCCAGCGATAAACCGGCGCCGGCGCCCTATTCCGAAGTCCGTAGCCGGATCGCCGCCCTTGGGGACGTCCGGGACATGTTCCCCTCCCGGCCCGCGACGAGCGAACCCGCCCATCCGCCGGCGCCGCTTTCCTCAGAAGCTCAGCCCGTTCCCGCCCAGCTTCGCCCCGCGGCCCTGCGCCCGGTTGCCCAGCCCCTCGCCGATTCGTCCGCCTCCGAGCCGCGTCGCCGGGGCTTTGGCGTCGTGGCGCGCTGCGCCGAGGGCGAGACGCCGGCACGCAAGCGCCGTTCCTCATCCAAGGACGCCTTCACCTGGCAGCGCCTTGGCGTGCTTGCCGTCTTCATGGCGATTGCCGGCGGTGGAGCGGTCGCCCTTCAGTCGGTCGTGGGTCGCGAGGAAGCGAAAGTCGCGCCTGAGGCGATCGGCAATGCGGCCATTGCCAGCGTCGCGCCGTCGGCCCCGCTGGCCGTGCAGCCAGTGGCGGACATGGCGGTTGCCCCGTCCAACGCGCCGTTCCCCATCGCCGCACAGCCGCAGCCAAGCGCAGCGCCGAGCGTTGCCGCCGTCGTTGCCGAGGTTCCCCAGCCCACGCTCCGCAACGCCGAGCCGTTGTTCGAGACCTCACCGGCCCCCGCCAACCTGCCCGGCGTCACCGCCTTCGCCCCCACGGGAGATGCGGGCGCCGATGTGCTTCACGCCGACAAGCCGAAGGCCGCGACTGCAAACGCCGCCACGACGCTGCCGCGTCAGGCTCCGCTGCCACCGCCGGCGCCGCCCAAGCCGGCTATGGTGGCCGCCGCGACGCCCGCGGCCGCCCCTGTCGCCGCCGCGGCCGCGGAGAGCGACCCGGCCGGCGAGGATGAGACGCCTGCCGAGGGCGCTGGCTTCGGTGGTGCCGCGGTCGGGACGATCACCCTGCGCTCGCCGGTGACCATGCGCGCCGCGCCGAAGAAGGGCGCCGCGCCGGTCGGCAATCTGGCGAGCGGGCAGAAGGTCGAACTCGTCGCCTGCTCGGGCTGGTGTGAGGTGATCGCCGATGGCAAGCGCGGCTTCATCTACAAGAGCTTTGTGGACGTTTCGGCGGTGAAGCCGCTGGAGACCGCGACGCCCTGA
- the pncB gene encoding nicotinate phosphoribosyltransferase translates to MIDIASRVYNHTWKIDPIVRSVLDTDFYKLLMAQTIYRRHFQTRVTFGIINRTAHVRIADFVDEGELREQLDHVRSLSLTRGESTWLRGNMFYGKRQMFSPDFMAWFEGFRFPAYHLEKRDGQYELTFEGPWIETTMWEVPALAIINELRSRAVLRSLGRFELQVLYAQAMTRVWEKVQRLRALGGVNVADFGTRRRHGFLWQDWCVQAMMEGLGESFLGTSNCLIAMRREVEATGTNAHELPMVYAALARSDAELADAPYKVLSDWQKDYEGNLRVILPDTFGTTHFLQEAPDWVTNWTGIRIDSKDPIEGGEEAIAWWIARGQDPRTKLAIFSDGLDIADIETIYRHFQGRMRIGFGWGTLLTNDFRGFVPEGRLDPISIVCKVISADGHPTVKLSDNATKAMGPADEITRYRRVFHATEQPRRELAV, encoded by the coding sequence ATGATCGACATCGCCTCGCGCGTCTACAACCACACCTGGAAGATCGACCCGATCGTGCGCTCGGTGCTCGATACCGACTTCTACAAGCTGTTGATGGCGCAAACGATCTACCGCCGGCATTTCCAGACGCGGGTGACCTTCGGCATCATCAACCGCACCGCGCATGTGCGCATCGCCGATTTTGTCGACGAGGGCGAACTGCGCGAGCAGCTCGACCATGTGCGCTCGCTCTCCCTCACCCGAGGCGAGTCGACCTGGCTTCGCGGCAACATGTTCTATGGCAAGCGCCAGATGTTCTCGCCGGACTTCATGGCCTGGTTCGAGGGCTTCCGCTTTCCGGCCTATCACCTCGAAAAGCGCGACGGGCAGTATGAGCTGACCTTCGAGGGGCCGTGGATCGAGACCACCATGTGGGAGGTGCCGGCGCTCGCCATCATCAACGAGCTGCGCTCGCGCGCCGTCTTGCGCAGCCTGGGGCGGTTCGAACTCCAAGTGCTCTACGCCCAGGCGATGACGCGGGTTTGGGAGAAGGTCCAGCGGCTGCGCGCGCTCGGCGGGGTCAATGTCGCCGATTTCGGCACGCGCCGCCGCCATGGCTTCCTGTGGCAGGACTGGTGCGTGCAGGCGATGATGGAGGGATTGGGCGAGAGCTTTCTCGGCACGTCGAACTGCCTCATCGCCATGCGCCGCGAGGTCGAGGCCACTGGCACTAATGCCCATGAGCTGCCCATGGTCTATGCCGCGCTGGCGCGCTCCGACGCGGAACTCGCCGACGCGCCCTACAAGGTGCTGTCGGACTGGCAGAAGGACTATGAGGGCAATCTGCGGGTCATCCTGCCCGACACGTTCGGCACGACGCATTTTCTCCAGGAGGCGCCCGACTGGGTGACGAACTGGACCGGCATCCGAATCGATTCGAAGGATCCCATCGAGGGCGGCGAGGAAGCGATCGCCTGGTGGATCGCGCGGGGACAGGATCCCCGCACCAAGCTCGCCATCTTCTCCGATGGTCTCGATATCGCGGACATCGAGACCATCTATCGCCACTTCCAGGGCCGGATGCGCATCGGCTTCGGCTGGGGAACCTTGCTGACCAACGATTTCCGCGGCTTCGTGCCGGAGGGGCGGCTCGACCCGATTTCCATCGTCTGCAAGGTGATTTCCGCCGACGGTCATCCCACCGTGAAACTGTCCGACAATGCCACCAAGGCCATGGGGCCGGCTGACGAAATCACCCGCTATCGCCGGGTGTTCCATGCCACCGAGCAGCCCCGCCGCGAACTCGCGGTCTAG
- a CDS encoding alkene reductase, with amino-acid sequence MPTSLFDSYRLGDITLANRIVMAPLTRNRAVEGLVPSPLAVTYYGQRASAGLIITEATQVSATAQGYQDTPGIFTEAQVAGWKKVTDAVHAKGGRIFVQLWHVGRVSHRSLQPGGAAPLAPSAIRAETKTYVNNGFADVDEPRALETDEIPGIVDDFRHAAANAIRAGFDGVEIHAANGYLIDQFLRDGANKRTDRYGGSIENRVRFLKEIMEAVTAEIGAARTGIRISPVTPANGLSDSDPAALFAHVLDVLEAIKPVYVHIIEGATGGPRDVVPGFDFEALHKRYSGTWMVNNGYDKALADDVVASGKADLVAFGKAFIANPDAVERLREGAAFNELDRDTLYGGGAKGYIDYPALAEAVA; translated from the coding sequence ATGCCGACTTCCCTTTTTGATAGCTACCGCCTCGGCGACATCACGCTGGCAAATCGCATCGTCATGGCCCCGCTGACCCGCAACCGCGCGGTCGAAGGTCTCGTCCCCTCCCCGCTGGCGGTGACCTATTATGGCCAGCGCGCCTCGGCCGGGCTCATCATCACCGAGGCGACGCAGGTTTCCGCGACCGCGCAGGGCTATCAGGACACGCCCGGTATCTTCACCGAGGCGCAGGTTGCCGGCTGGAAGAAGGTGACGGACGCTGTCCATGCCAAGGGTGGGCGCATCTTCGTGCAGCTCTGGCATGTCGGGCGCGTCTCGCACCGCTCGCTCCAGCCCGGCGGTGCGGCGCCGCTCGCCCCCTCGGCGATCCGGGCCGAGACCAAGACGTATGTGAATAACGGCTTTGCCGATGTCGACGAGCCCCGCGCGCTCGAGACGGACGAGATCCCCGGCATTGTCGACGACTTCCGCCATGCAGCGGCCAACGCCATTCGCGCCGGCTTTGACGGCGTCGAGATCCACGCCGCCAATGGCTATCTGATCGACCAGTTCCTGCGCGACGGTGCCAACAAGCGCACCGACCGTTATGGCGGCTCGATCGAGAACCGCGTGCGCTTCCTCAAGGAAATCATGGAGGCCGTCACGGCGGAAATCGGCGCCGCGCGCACCGGCATTCGCATCTCCCCGGTGACGCCGGCCAATGGCCTCTCCGACAGCGACCCGGCCGCGCTGTTCGCCCACGTGCTGGACGTGCTGGAAGCGATCAAGCCGGTCTATGTCCACATCATCGAGGGCGCCACGGGCGGCCCGCGCGACGTGGTGCCGGGCTTCGACTTCGAGGCGCTGCACAAGCGCTACAGCGGCACCTGGATGGTCAATAACGGCTACGACAAGGCCCTGGCTGACGACGTCGTCGCCAGCGGCAAGGCGGATCTCGTCGCCTTCGGCAAGGCGTTCATCGCCAACCCGGACGCGGTGGAGCGCCTGCGTGAAGGAGCCGCCTTCAACGAGCTCGACCGCGACACGCTCTATGGCGGCGGCGCCAAGGGTTATATCGACTATCCGGCCCTTGCCGAAGCCGTAGCCTGA
- a CDS encoding HXXEE domain-containing protein, translating into MSFELWAWLALMAYTLHILEEFSLDWRNWARSVIGLPVEWSDFYLTNAAVVVLGFVQAQMSDLLPLAPLSFAALMLINATFFHVLPMIVTRGRFSPGTFTAVLFFYPVGFGMFFAAAQEGKLSGATLMGALLTGALLMAFPVCLLKAKGLPYFRQAP; encoded by the coding sequence ATGTCGTTTGAGCTTTGGGCGTGGCTCGCTCTGATGGCCTACACGCTTCACATCCTCGAAGAATTCTCGTTGGACTGGAGAAACTGGGCGCGCTCGGTCATCGGCCTGCCCGTCGAGTGGAGCGATTTCTACCTGACCAATGCGGCCGTGGTCGTGCTGGGCTTCGTGCAGGCGCAGATGTCCGACCTGCTGCCGCTCGCGCCGCTGAGCTTTGCGGCGCTGATGCTCATCAACGCCACTTTCTTCCACGTCCTGCCGATGATCGTTACGCGGGGGCGCTTTTCGCCGGGCACCTTCACCGCCGTGCTGTTCTTCTACCCGGTCGGGTTCGGCATGTTCTTCGCCGCAGCGCAGGAGGGCAAGCTGTCCGGCGCCACGCTCATGGGCGCTCTTCTCACCGGCGCGCTGCTGATGGCGTTTCCCGTTTGCCTGCTCAAGGCAAAGGGCCTGCCGTATTTCCGGCAGGCCCCCTGA
- a CDS encoding transglutaminase family protein — MQTLTVRHLTRYTYANPVEFQPHRLMLRPRDSHDLRLVAAQLTLWPPANVRWMHDVFGNSVATVDFTETANELSIESVLTIERYGLGGLDFEIAEAAKEYPFVYSPDDRTDLGRMLEPHYPDPMGELEQWAKGFIAGRPTDTMALLTDINNSIHQGFAYQVRHEQGTQPPLETLRLGSGSCRDFALLLIEAVRALGFGARFVTGYLYDPALDGDGPAVIGAGATHAWADIYLPGAGWVEFDPTNGTIAADNLIRVAVTRDPSQAVPVAGGFTGLTGDYLGMEVNVSVRSQPEPLAA; from the coding sequence ATGCAGACTCTCACCGTGCGCCATCTGACGCGCTACACCTATGCCAACCCGGTCGAGTTCCAGCCGCACCGGCTGATGCTGCGCCCGCGCGACAGCCATGATTTGCGTCTGGTCGCGGCGCAGCTCACGCTGTGGCCGCCGGCCAATGTGCGCTGGATGCACGACGTGTTCGGCAACTCGGTAGCCACGGTGGACTTCACGGAGACGGCCAATGAGCTGTCGATCGAAAGCGTACTGACGATCGAGCGCTATGGGCTGGGTGGCCTCGACTTCGAGATCGCCGAGGCGGCGAAGGAATACCCCTTCGTCTACTCGCCGGATGACCGGACCGATCTCGGGCGCATGCTCGAGCCGCACTATCCCGACCCGATGGGGGAGCTCGAGCAATGGGCCAAGGGCTTCATCGCCGGGCGCCCCACCGATACGATGGCGCTGCTGACCGACATCAACAACAGCATTCATCAGGGCTTCGCCTATCAGGTCCGCCATGAGCAGGGCACGCAGCCGCCGCTGGAAACGCTGCGGCTCGGGTCAGGCTCCTGCCGCGATTTCGCGCTGCTGCTGATCGAGGCGGTGCGGGCGCTCGGCTTCGGCGCGCGCTTCGTGACCGGCTACCTCTACGACCCGGCGCTGGATGGCGACGGGCCGGCGGTTATCGGCGCGGGGGCGACGCATGCCTGGGCGGATATCTATCTGCCGGGCGCGGGCTGGGTCGAGTTCGATCCGACCAATGGCACCATCGCCGCCGACAATCTGATCCGCGTCGCGGTCACGCGCGACCCGAGCCAGGCGGTTCCCGTCGCCGGCGGCTTTACCGGCCTCACCGGCGACTATCTGGGAATGGAGGTCAACGTCTCCGTCCGTTCCCAGCCCGAGCCGCTGGCCGCCTGA